One part of the Gemmatimonadota bacterium genome encodes these proteins:
- a CDS encoding amidohydrolase family protein → MTPARKVVRAAWLAALVLVSGDAAAQTVAVTNARIHTVSGSVIEGGTIVFEDGRIVALGADLQAPAGALVIDGTGKVVTPGLIESSSQLGVVEIGAVRQTVDASSSDDRVTAAFRASDGLNPFSTLIPVAATGGVTRAVVRPTGAALIRGQAALIDLDGARPADLIVRDPLAMVSALDQGAAGRFGGSRGAALMRMREALQDARDYAANRGAFNAGARREYALSRLDLEALVPVVNGELPLVLDANRTTEILAAIALAEEFGLDLILSGAAEGWVVADAIAEAGVPVVTNPTENIPSYDRLAISLEGAARLAEAGVPVAFSTGVLVGSPALGTHNVRNLRLLAGAAVRNGMPYADALRAVTLTPAEVWGVAEDVGSLEPGKSADVVVWSGDPFEPLTRAEHVFIAGREMDAPTRQDRLLERYRSIGGAVPEAYKK, encoded by the coding sequence GTGACGCCCGCCAGGAAGGTTGTCCGAGCCGCTTGGCTGGCGGCGCTCGTGCTGGTGAGCGGAGACGCCGCGGCGCAGACCGTCGCGGTCACGAACGCGCGCATACACACGGTCTCCGGAAGCGTGATCGAGGGCGGCACGATCGTCTTCGAGGACGGCCGGATCGTGGCCCTGGGCGCCGATTTGCAGGCGCCGGCGGGCGCCCTCGTGATCGACGGCACGGGCAAGGTCGTTACCCCAGGACTGATCGAGTCGTCCTCGCAACTCGGCGTCGTGGAGATAGGCGCCGTGCGCCAGACGGTGGACGCTTCCAGCTCGGACGACCGCGTCACCGCCGCGTTCCGCGCTTCGGACGGACTCAACCCCTTCTCCACTCTGATCCCGGTGGCGGCGACGGGCGGCGTCACGCGCGCGGTGGTGAGGCCCACCGGCGCGGCGCTGATCCGCGGCCAGGCGGCGTTGATCGACCTGGACGGCGCTCGCCCCGCCGACCTGATTGTGCGCGACCCGCTGGCGATGGTGTCGGCGCTGGACCAGGGCGCCGCCGGCAGGTTCGGGGGATCGCGCGGAGCAGCGCTGATGCGCATGCGCGAGGCGCTCCAGGACGCGCGTGACTACGCCGCCAACAGGGGCGCCTTCAACGCCGGGGCGCGACGCGAATACGCGCTGAGTCGGCTGGATCTGGAGGCGCTCGTACCGGTCGTGAACGGCGAGCTGCCGCTCGTGCTGGACGCCAACCGCACGACGGAGATCCTGGCGGCGATCGCGCTCGCCGAGGAGTTCGGCCTGGACCTCATCCTGTCGGGCGCGGCCGAGGGCTGGGTGGTGGCCGATGCGATCGCGGAGGCGGGCGTGCCCGTCGTCACCAACCCCACCGAGAACATCCCGAGCTACGACCGGCTGGCGATCTCCCTGGAGGGCGCCGCGCGCCTCGCCGAAGCTGGCGTTCCGGTCGCGTTCTCCACCGGCGTGCTCGTCGGCTCACCGGCTCTGGGGACACACAACGTGCGCAACCTGCGGCTGCTGGCGGGCGCCGCCGTGCGCAACGGCATGCCGTACGCGGACGCGCTGCGCGCCGTCACGCTGACGCCGGCGGAGGTGTGGGGCGTGGCGGAGGACGTGGGCTCGCTGGAGCCCGGCAAGTCCGCCGACGTGGTCGTCTGGAGTGGCGATCCGTTCGAGCCCCTGACGCGCGCCGAGCACGTGTTCATCGCCGGCCGGGAGATGGACGCCCCTACGCGCCAGGACAGGCTGCTGGAGCGTTACCGCTCGATCGGGGGGGCCGTGCCTGAAGCCTACAAGAAGTAG